Proteins encoded by one window of Haliotis asinina isolate JCU_RB_2024 chromosome 6, JCU_Hal_asi_v2, whole genome shotgun sequence:
- the LOC137287411 gene encoding beta-porphyranase A-like encodes MKWILVYCTLSLSVVTVYSDTTVTIHPQWLAQGGSARYDSNRWNKHNGLDQEYLIPKCRDLRTDGGRWNNNGLSYQLFADWPEDPNRRGYPDPNYLKNATKQKQLFSLYLDNINSGYENDMIMMSEGVNMFPSWLNQSEHSGQFPNNVDAAAEFMMLMVQGVYDYTKGRIPPYIEPMNEPDTQYNILNFTTVALFHKLVAEKLHARFNIKVAGPTLDGFTRSCNRNNFTDWKILANFMDITGENLDVFSFHSYNSLSVSGNSQNFSGMNEARLVAFVDLVENYAFLKTGKLLPLVISEYGRGSVEGISPTDPSPILDFATIYLSNAYRFTQLGLREYIDRAVVFLLAYINNPYYSWSLFNPQGQPKRVVDFFKFWYKFTSDYSFIRTTSHYDGEERTVSPLAMSSTRNNETVILLHSYSQKSQNVKLNFEGDWTKPTIGEATCVTIKDNWYPVITSNETFDIQKTKGILELPPEASCHFTFKTHSDQLPRVTSNETTYYGADILIPVKGNMAMTVITLPKGQYDSARLRVSASWSINETNSISYLTFNDHRLDSFYQLYDANMIGSTTYWEVWEFALPTSLFATGANQVQVYFSNNMTSGHVSSVVLVTAKIIQSDLKP; translated from the exons ATGAAGTGGATACTGGTGTATTGTACTTTGAGTTTGTCAGTTGTCACTGTATACAGTGACACGACGGTGACGATCCACCCTCAGTGGCTGGCACAGGGAGGTAGTGCTCGCTACGACAGCAATAGGTGGAACAAGCACAATGGTCTGGATCAGGAATACCTCATTCCCAAATGTCGGGACCTTCGGACTGACGGCGGGCGCTGGAATAACAATGGCCTTTCATATCAGCTATTTGCAGAT TGGCCTGAGGACCCCAACCGTCGCGGCTACCCAGACCCCAACTACCTGAAGAATGCCACCAAACAGAAGCAGCTGTTTTCCTTGTACCTTGATAATATCAACAGTGGTTATGAGAAcgacatgatcatgatgtcagaaG GTGTAAATATGTTCCCAAGCTGGCTGAACCAGTCTGAACACTCAGGTCAGTTCCCAAACAACGTCGATGCTGCTGCAgagttcatgatgttgatggtgcAAGGTGTTTATGACTACACCAAAGGACGGATACCGCCCTACATCGAACCCATGAATGAGCCGGACACTCAATATAACATCTTGAATTTTACAACTGTTGCTCTATTCCATAAATTAGTTGCAGAGAAACTCCATGCCAGATTTAACATCAAAGTTGCTGGTCCTACACTTGACGGTTTCACCAGATCTTGCAATAGAAATAATTTCACCGACTGGAAGATACTGGCAAATTTCATGGACATCACTGGAGAAAATTTAGACgtattttcctttcattcatATAACTCACTTAGTGTTTCTGGAAACTCTCAGAATTTTTCTGGTATGAATGAAGCCCGACTGGTAGCATTTGTCGATCTGGTCGAAAATTATGCCTTTTTGAAGACTGGGAAGCTTCTGCCCCTTGTTATCAGTGAATATGGCCGTGGAAGTGTGGAAGGAATCAGTCCAACAGATCCCTCACCAATACTAGATTTTGCAACGATCTACCTTTCAAATGCTTATCGATTTACTCAGCTAGGCCTGCGGGAATATATTGACAGGGCAGTGGTGTTTCTTTTAGCCTATATAAATAATCCGTATTACAGCTGGTCACTTTTCAATCCCCAAGGACAACCCAAAAGAGTCGTCGATTTCTTCAAGTTTTGGTATAAATTCACCTCCGACTACTCGTTTATCAGAACTACAAGTCACTATGATGGAGAAGAAAGAACTGTTTCGCCGTTAGCAATGTCAAGTACACGGAATAACGAAACGGTCATTCTCTTGCATAGTTATTCTCAGAAGTCGCAGAATGTCAAGCTTAACTTTGAAGGCGACTGGACAAAGCCAACCATAGGAGAAGCCACCTGTGTCACCATTAAGGACAACTGGTATCCAGTTATAACCTCCaatgaaacatttgacatcCAGAAGACCAAAGGAATTCTAGAACTACCACCAGAGGCTTCATGTCATTTTACATTCAAGACCCACTCAGATCAACTACCTAGAGTAACATCTAACGAAACGACATACTATGGAGCTGATATACTCATACCAGTCAAGGGCAATATGGCCATGACAGTAATTACTCTACCAAAAGGTCAGTATGACAGTGCAAGACTGAGAGTTTCAGCCAGTTGGTcgataaatgaaacaaatagtATATCATATCTTACCTTTAACGACCACCGCCTTGACTCTTTTTATCAGCTGTATGATGCCAACATGATTGGAAGCACCACCTACTGGGAGGTTTGGGAATTTGCACTTCCTACCTCTTTGTTTGCCACTGGGGCTAACCAGGTACAAGTTTACTTCTCAAACAACATGACAAGTGGACACGTTTCTTCGGTTGTTCTTGTGACAGCTAAGATCATCCAATCTGATTTGAAACCATGA